Proteins found in one Bacillus subtilis subsp. subtilis str. 168 genomic segment:
- the udk gene encoding uridine kinase (Evidence 2b: Function from indirect experimental evidences (e.g. phenotypes); PubMedId: 6208029; Product type e: enzyme) translates to MGKNPVVIGIAGGSGSGKTSVTRSIYEQFKGHSILMIQQDLYYKDQSHLPFEERLNTNYDHPLAFDNDYLIEHIQDLLNYRPIEKPIYDYKLHTRSEETVHVEPKDVIILEGILVLEDKRLRDLMDIKLYVDTDADLRIIRRIMRDINERGRSIDSVIEQYVSVVRPMHNQFVEPTKRYADIIIPEGGQNHVAIDLMVTKIQTILEQNAIL, encoded by the coding sequence ATGGGTAAGAATCCAGTAGTCATTGGAATCGCAGGAGGTTCCGGTTCAGGAAAAACGAGTGTCACACGGTCCATTTATGAACAGTTTAAAGGACACTCAATTTTAATGATCCAGCAGGACCTTTATTATAAAGACCAAAGCCATCTTCCGTTTGAAGAAAGGCTGAACACAAACTATGATCATCCGCTTGCGTTTGATAATGACTATTTAATCGAGCATATTCAAGATCTATTGAATTACCGCCCGATTGAAAAGCCGATTTATGACTATAAGCTTCACACACGTTCAGAAGAAACGGTTCACGTAGAGCCAAAGGATGTTATTATCCTTGAAGGCATTCTTGTTCTTGAAGACAAAAGGCTTCGTGATCTGATGGATATCAAGCTTTATGTTGATACGGACGCTGACTTGCGTATCATCAGACGGATTATGAGAGATATTAATGAGCGCGGACGCTCTATTGATTCTGTCATTGAACAATATGTGTCAGTGGTCCGTCCGATGCATAACCAATTCGTCGAGCCGACGAAACGATACGCTGATATTATTATCCCGGAAGGCGGTCAGAATCACGTCGCAATTGATCTGATGGTCACAAAAATTCAAACCATTCTTGAACAAAACGCGATTTTGTAA
- the yrrO gene encoding putative hydrolase large subunit (Evidence 3: Putative function from multiple computational evidences; Product type e: enzyme), with amino-acid sequence MTAVNDKISTIVNGKRVITKKPELLAPAGNLEKLKIAVHYGADAVFIGGQEYGLRSNADNFTIEEIAEGVEFAKKYGAKIYVTTNIFAHNENMDGLEDYLKALGDANVAGIIVADPLIIETCRRVAPNVEVHLSTQQSLSNWKAVQFWKEEGLDRVVLARETSALEIREMKEKVDIEIESFIHGAMCIAYSGRCVLSNHMTARDSNRGGCCQSCRWDYDLYQTDGANAVALYGEEDAPFAMSPKDLKLIESIPKMIEMGIDSLKIEGRMKSIHYVATVVSVYRKVIDAYCADPENFVIQKEWLEELDKCANRDTATAFFEGTPGYEEQMFGEHAKKTTYDFVGLVLNYDEDTQMVTLQQRNFFKKGDEVEFFGPEIENFTHTIETIWDEDGNELDAARHPLQIVKFKLDKKIYPSNMMRKGK; translated from the coding sequence ATGACTGCCGTAAATGATAAAATATCCACAATCGTTAATGGAAAGCGTGTGATTACGAAAAAGCCGGAGCTTCTCGCACCTGCGGGTAATCTTGAAAAGCTGAAAATCGCTGTTCATTACGGAGCGGACGCGGTCTTTATCGGGGGACAGGAATACGGGCTTCGCTCGAATGCCGATAACTTTACGATCGAAGAAATTGCAGAAGGCGTTGAATTCGCAAAGAAATATGGCGCGAAGATCTACGTAACAACGAATATTTTCGCTCATAATGAAAACATGGACGGGCTTGAAGACTATTTAAAAGCGCTTGGAGACGCCAACGTTGCCGGTATTATTGTGGCAGATCCGCTTATTATTGAAACATGCCGCAGAGTGGCGCCGAATGTTGAGGTTCACTTGAGCACACAGCAGTCTCTTTCAAACTGGAAGGCTGTCCAGTTCTGGAAGGAAGAAGGTCTCGACCGCGTCGTGCTGGCACGTGAAACTAGCGCTCTTGAAATCAGAGAAATGAAAGAAAAGGTAGATATCGAAATCGAATCCTTCATTCATGGCGCAATGTGTATTGCATATTCCGGCCGCTGCGTGCTGAGCAATCACATGACAGCGCGGGATTCCAACCGCGGAGGCTGCTGCCAGTCATGCCGCTGGGATTATGATCTCTACCAAACAGACGGTGCCAACGCCGTTGCTTTGTATGGTGAAGAAGATGCACCATTTGCGATGAGCCCGAAAGATTTGAAGCTGATTGAATCCATTCCAAAAATGATTGAAATGGGGATCGACAGCTTAAAGATTGAAGGCCGCATGAAATCCATTCACTATGTAGCAACTGTTGTCAGCGTATACCGCAAAGTAATCGATGCTTATTGCGCTGATCCAGAAAACTTTGTGATTCAAAAAGAATGGCTTGAAGAGCTTGATAAGTGCGCCAACAGGGACACTGCGACAGCTTTCTTTGAAGGAACGCCAGGCTATGAAGAGCAAATGTTCGGCGAACACGCCAAGAAAACGACATATGATTTTGTCGGCTTAGTGCTGAATTATGATGAAGATACACAAATGGTCACGCTTCAGCAGCGCAATTTCTTCAAAAAAGGCGACGAAGTGGAATTTTTCGGTCCAGAAATCGAAAACTTTACACATACGATTGAAACCATTTGGGACGAAGACGGAAATGAGCTAGATGCTGCCCGCCATCCCCTGCAAATTGTCAAATTCAAACTAGACAAAAAGATTTATCCGAGCAACATGATGAGAAAGGGGAAGTAA
- the yrrN gene encoding putative hydrolase small subunit (Evidence 3: Putative function from multiple computational evidences; Product type e: enzyme): MKKPELLVTPTSTADILPLIQAGATAFLVGEQRYGLRLAGEFSREDVTKAVEIAHKEGAKVYVAVNAIFHNDKVGELGEYLAFLAEAGVDAAVFGDPAVLMAARESAPDLKLHWSTETTGTNYYTCNYWGRKGAARSVLARELNMDSIVEIKENAEVEIEIQVHGMTCMFQSKRSLIGNYFEYQGKVMDIERKKKESGMFLHDKERDNKYPIFEDENGTHIMSPNDVCIIDELEELIDAGIDSFKIDGVLKMPEYLIEVTKMYREAIDLCVENRDEYEAKKEDWIERIESIQPVNRKIDTGFFFKETVY; encoded by the coding sequence ATGAAAAAACCAGAGCTCTTAGTGACGCCGACGAGTACAGCGGACATTTTGCCGCTCATACAGGCTGGGGCAACTGCGTTTTTAGTTGGGGAACAGAGATACGGCTTGAGATTAGCCGGAGAATTTTCTCGTGAAGATGTAACAAAAGCCGTAGAGATTGCTCACAAAGAAGGGGCAAAAGTATACGTTGCTGTAAATGCAATTTTCCATAATGATAAAGTGGGTGAGCTTGGCGAATATCTGGCTTTCTTAGCAGAAGCCGGTGTCGATGCAGCGGTATTCGGCGATCCTGCCGTGCTGATGGCTGCCCGTGAATCTGCGCCTGATCTGAAGCTTCATTGGAGCACAGAAACGACAGGCACCAACTATTATACATGCAACTACTGGGGACGCAAGGGTGCGGCGCGTTCTGTGCTTGCCAGAGAATTAAACATGGACAGCATTGTTGAGATTAAAGAAAATGCTGAAGTCGAAATTGAAATCCAGGTGCATGGAATGACGTGCATGTTCCAATCGAAGCGTTCTTTGATTGGAAACTATTTTGAATATCAGGGCAAAGTCATGGACATTGAAAGAAAGAAAAAAGAATCAGGCATGTTTTTACACGATAAAGAACGCGATAATAAATATCCGATTTTCGAAGATGAAAACGGCACTCACATCATGAGCCCGAACGATGTGTGCATCATTGATGAGCTCGAGGAATTGATAGATGCCGGAATTGATTCTTTCAAAATCGATGGTGTTTTGAAAATGCCTGAATACCTAATAGAAGTCACCAAAATGTACAGAGAAGCAATTGATTTGTGCGTGGAAAACCGTGACGAATACGAAGCGAAAAAAGAAGACTGGATCGAACGCATTGAAAGCATCCAGCCAGTAAACAGAAAAATTGATACCGGATTCTTCTTCAAGGAAACGGTTTATTAA